The Mucilaginibacter gracilis genomic interval TTTTGGAAAAGCGGATGCGTTGCCGGTGGCCATTAATACCGTCATCGTTTCGCCAATGGCACGGCCAACACCCAGCATCACAGCTGCCAAAATACCCGGTGCCGCGGCTGGTATGGTTACTTGTATCAAGGTTTGCCACCGGTTGGCGCCAACGCTGTAACTTGCTTCTTTGTAGGCGTTCGGCACGCCCTCCAGCGCGTCCTGGGTTACGGTGATAATGGTAGGTAATGACATGATAGCTAATAATACAGCACCATTAAGTGCATTCAATCCATTTGATTGACCTGTGATACTGGCAATGCCTGGGCCTAATACGACGATATCTAAAAATCCGATAGCTACTGATGGGACGGAAGCCAACATCTCTATGGCTGGTTTCAATACGCTTTTTAGCTTTCTGCCCGCATAGTCCGACAGGAAGGATGCAGTTCCTATACCCAAAGGAATAGCGATACACATGGCACCCAGCGTAACCAGGCTGGTACTCACTAACAAGGGCAGCATACCATAATTAGCAGGGGTTCCTGATGGATTCCATTGGGTGCCGGTAATAAAATCCCAGGGCTTTATTTTCAAAAAAAAGGCTACTGTATTCCACAGCAGCATAAAGAATATACCCGCCAGTATAGCGATCACCATCAGGCCGGTCATCCTGAACAATAATTTGGCAGCTTGATCTGTTTTTTCTCTGATCGCTAATTTCATATCTTATTTGAGGATAATGTAGTAACCGGAGGTGGTGATGATCTTTTGGCCTGCAGCGCTTTTTTCAAAATCAATAAATGCAGACACCTTTTTCCAGGATGTAAGGGGTATAAACTGATATAACGGTCGCTGAAAATAATACCGGCGAGCAGCAATTGCTTTGATATCTAAAGGAGACACCGCAATGCTTCCCGGTTTAGCAATTATCTTTAATACTTTAATGGGTTGTTCGGTTCCGTTATTGAGTATGTAGCCGGCGCCCACATAACCAATTCCGGATCTGTCGTGCTTAATACCCTCCACAATCTGGGCATTACCGTTCATTTCCTTGGCATCCCGGCTAAATTCCATCTTTAATTTTTTACTGATGAAAGAATGCGTT includes:
- the pstC gene encoding phosphate ABC transporter permease subunit PstC, whose translation is MKLAIREKTDQAAKLLFRMTGLMVIAILAGIFFMLLWNTVAFFLKIKPWDFITGTQWNPSGTPANYGMLPLLVSTSLVTLGAMCIAIPLGIGTASFLSDYAGRKLKSVLKPAIEMLASVPSVAIGFLDIVVLGPGIASITGQSNGLNALNGAVLLAIMSLPTIITVTQDALEGVPNAYKEASYSVGANRWQTLIQVTIPAAAPGILAAVMLGVGRAIGETMTVLMATGNASAFPKGFFHSVRTMTATIAIEMGEVPYQTTHYYALFAIAAVLFLMTLLVNIVGEYFVNKYRKYQAA